In the genome of Paraburkholderia azotifigens, the window TCTGTCGCGCGGCGCTCCGCTGTGGATTCACGGACCTGACGACAACGCAAAGAGCATGGGTTTGAACCCTCTCATCTCGGGTGAGCGCAGCGAAGATGAAGGCCTCTTTGTGGTCCAGCACGAATACTGGGTGCAGGTGATGCGTGACGCCCTGAGCAAAGAACAAGCGGAGGCAGCGGTATGAGTTTCGACCATCAGAAGATCTGCAACGCGCTCTATCAGGAAGCACGTTTCCTCGATGATCGCCAGTGGGACGAGTGGCTCGCCTGCTACACGGAGGACGTCACCTATTGGATGCCCGCATGGGACGACGACGACCGGCTCACGGACGACCCCCAAAGCCAGATTTCGTTGATGTACTACCCGGACCGCGGCGGCCTCGAGGATCGGGTGTTCCGTATCAAGACAGAGCGAAGCGGCGCATCGATGCCTGAGCCGCGCACCAGTCACAACGTTACGAATGTGGAAGTGCTGGCCGAGCGTGAGAACGAAGTGGAGGTTCGATACAACTTCAACACGCTAAGCCATCGTTACAAGGTTACCGATCAGTTTTTTGGCACCATTTACGTCACCTTTCGTAAGGTGGACGACCGCTTGTTGATTTCCAGCAAGAAGATTGCGCTGAAGAACGACTATATCCGCCAGGTGCTCGACGTCTACCACGTTTGATGCCATCGGTCGGAACGAGACAGGAAGTAGGAGGCAAATATGTCTAGCTTTAACGTTGCACTGAACTTTGAAGACGGCGTGACTCGCTTTGTCGAATGTAAAGCGGGCGAGAAGGTCCTTGACGCGGCGTTTCGCGCCAAGATTAACCTGCCGATGGACTGCTCGGACGGTGTTTGCGGCACCTGCAAGTGCCGTGCAGAGAGCGGCAGTTATGACCTCGGAGACGACTATATCGAGGACGCGCTGACCGAGGACGAAAAGGACAGCGGCCTGGTGCTCACCTGCCAGATGGTGCCCAGCAGTGATTGCGTTATTGCTGTCCCGGCATCGTCTACGGCGTGCAAGACTGAGCAAAGCAAGTTTGCTGCAACAGTGACGAAGGTCGAACAGCACAATGATGCAGCGGTTGTCCTCGAGTTGGACGTGCACACCGCCCCTCCGGTTTTCCTGGCCGGCCAGTACGTCAACATCGACGTTCCCGGCAGCGGCAAGCACCGCTCGTACTCGTTTTCGTCGGCGCCGGGCGAATCGAAAATCAGCTTCCTGATCAAGAAGATTCCCGGCGGCGTGATGAGCACGTGGCTGGAGTTGGCACAGCCCGGCGACAAGGTTGAGCTGGTTGGTCCGCTGGGCAGCTTCTATCTCCGGGCAGTCGAGCGTCCGCTGTTGTTCCTGGCTGGCGGCACGGGCTTGGCCCCGTTCCTGTCGATGCTGGAAGTTCTCGTGCGCGCAAACTCGCAACAGAAAGTCCATCTCATCTACGGTGTCACGCGCGATCTGGACCTGGTACAGGTCGAAGCAGTCGAGGCGTACGTTGCTAAGCTGCCGAACTTTACGTTCAGCACCGTTGTTGCGGAAGATGCTTCGAGCCATCCGCGCAAGGGCTGGGTGACCCAGCACATGCCAGCCGAATGTCTCAACGACGGCGATGTTGATGTGTACCTCTGCGGGCCTCCGCCGATGGTCGACGCGGTGCGCAAGTATTTCGACGAAAATGGTGTGAAGCCCAACAGCTTCCATTACGAAAAGTTCACCCCCAACGCAACTCCGGTGGCCGCATGAGTGACGCGCGATTCGAAGGGAAGGTAATGGTCGTAACCGGTGCGGCCCAAGGTATCGGGCGCGGCGTGGCTCTGCGCGCAGCCGCCGAAGGTGCGAAGGTTCTGTTTGTCGACCGCGCCGACTTCGTCTCCGATGTCGCTGCCGAAGCGACGGGGGCTGACACCGCCGGCTTCGTTGCCGATCTCGAGACGTACGAAGGCGCGGCCGCTACGATGGCATTTGCTGTGCAGAAGTTTGGCCGAATTGACATCCTGGTTAACGGGGTGGGCGGTGCCATCCGTATGCGGCCCTATGCCGAGTTCGAGCCGGCTCAGATTGATGCGGAAATCCGCCGCTCACTTATGCCAACCTTGTACGCCTGTCACGCAGTTCTTCCGCATATGCTTGCGCAAGGTCGCGGAACCATCGTCAACGTTTCCTCCAATGCAACGCGCGGTATCCGCCGTGTGCCGTACTCGGCTGCCAAGGGTGGTGTTAACGCAATGACCCAGTCGCTCGCAATGGAATACGGCGAGCACAACATCCGAGTGGTCGCTGCTGCACCAGGTGGAACCGAGGCGCCTCCGCGGCGCGTGCCTCGCAATGCCGCCGGCGATAGCGAGCAAGAGAAGACCTGGATGGGCGAAGCAGTGAAACAGGTCAAAGAATCGAATTTTTTCAAGCGTTACGGGACGCTCGACGAGCAAGTCGCTCCCATTCTCTTTCTTGCTTCTGACGAAGCAGGCTACATCACCGGCGCCGTGCTGCCCGTTGCAGGTGGCGACAACGGCTAAGGCTTAGAGAACAATTACGAGAAGGAGACGCCGCAATGAACGAACGTAAAGCCATTGTTCCCGCGGGGATGGAAGCGGTGTACGAAAAGATTCACTACGCCCCTGCAGTGAAGGTCGGGAGCACGGTGTATGTGTCCGGGCAGATTGGGCGTGACACCGACATGAAACTGGTGGAGGCTCGCGAAGCGCAGATTGTCCAGGCGTTCGAAAACCTGAAGACAGTGCTCGAAGCTGCAGGCGCAACGCTCAGTGACGTGGTTGACGTCACCAGTTTCCATACGGACATGCGTGACCTTCCGCTGTTCATGGAGGTCCGAGACCGATACCTCAATACGCATCCCCTGCCAGCATGGACCGCCGTAGGCGCACACATGCTGGGCGGTGCGGCCGGCTACATCGTGGAAATCAAGGCTGTCGCAGTGCTGTCCGAATAGTCGTGGATCTTCCAATTTCTGACACGGAGTCGGCGTGTCAAGCCAGGTTCGCCAACGGGCAACACGCGATGTTGTTGCGGTACTTCCAGATCGAGCAGACGACGTGGCACGACTGGGGATTGTGCTCAAACACGCAGAGCCCATCGTCACTGTCATTGGAAAGGGAAGACGATGGAGAACGAGATTCTTCGTGAAGCGGTGGAGGTAGAAAAGTCGCGAAAATGGATTGCGCGCTCACCCTCATTGCCAGGGGACGCGACAACGCGGGGTGGCTCGCGAGCGTGACGACATAGGTGAGTGCTGAACAGCGATAGTAGCTGTCCTGCGGATTGCCCTGGACAACAGAGGGGTAAGGTTCCCGCCACGGGAAGGGCGTTACAGGCGTCGTTGGAGAAATGACCACCTCGAAGCGTGAAAATGCCGACTGGAATCGCTGAAAAATCCATGTCAGTTCTGCCTGCGGCCATGAGCAGCCTTTCAGAGTTCGTGGCACTTTGTCGCTCACTCGACCGGACATGGCTAAATATGCAATTGGAAGGACCTGAGGTTTGCGCCAGCAAACTTTGCCCGGCTTCGTATGTCCACCTGTATGGGTTGCCATGCGGTACGCTTTCGGTCAGCGTCGCCTGGAACCGCGCACGCGACTATCAGAGAAGATCGTTGATCCTATCGACGCCGGTTTTACCCGTCGCGCCAGTAACCAGGAATTTGGGTTGTCGCATGCGACCGCTCCAAAACTCGAACAGGCACGATCGCGTGCATAGCCCGCGACCGATCGGCTTTCCTCCTGTTCCGAGTCCTTTCCGCCATGTGTCGGCATAGACGGATACATGGCACTTTCAAAAGGCGAGGCCGGCAGCCACGCGCATGCTGGTCTACAGGGTGACCTGGGCCGGAATATCGCGCACCACTTCAGTCAGTTTGCCGGAATTGATCTCGTAGAAGAAACCATAGAGCTTGACGTTCTTCGGTACGGCCGGGCTGGCACGAAGCAGTTCGACATCGTGTTTGATCGACTCCTCGAAATTCGAAATGGCGAGGCTATCGTGATCGAACATCGTTGAGATGTCGGCGTGATGGTGATCATGGAACTCGTCAACGAGGGCTTCAGGCGTGAAAGCCGTTGCGCCGCAAAATGAGTGATGCACCACCACGACGTTTTGAACCTTGAAGAGATAGTCCATCGTTGCGACCGACTGCAGAGCCGAAAGGGCGCGCCCCCCCCGCGTTCGACACGGCGAACAACGTACGGGTGTTACCGATCCGGTTACCGGCTTCATCAAGAATGTTTTCACCCGGATAGACCTCATCTGCGTATTTCACACCAAGCTGGACAGTGATTTCGCGGCAAGCTGGACAGGCATTTCACGCGAAGGTGGACACGGATTTCACGGCAAGCTGGACAGCGATTTCACACGAAGCTGGACAGTAACGCTCTGATGTAGCGACGCGGGTCAACCGTGGCACGCTCGACGATTTCGTCGAGAGGCCACATGGCATATCCAACGTTGACCATGCGTAAAATTCGTGAAGTGCTGCGCCTGCATTTCGACTGCGGGTTTAAGCAGCGTGAGATTGCCCGGGCAGTCGGTGCCTCTCCAACGACAGTCGGACAGTATGTGCGGCGCATGGAGCGCGCAGGGCTTACCTGGGCGGTGTCGGCGACGCTGTCCGACGATGAACTCGAAGCGCTGCTGTACCCGCCGCCACCACAGGTCGAGGGGCAGCGGCCCGAACCCCACTGGCCCACCGTCCGTCGCGAGCTCTCGCGCAAGGGCGTCACGCTGGATCTGCTGTGGAACGAGTACAAGGCCGAGCATCCGGACGGCTATGCGTACACGTGGTTCTGCACGCACTACAGCCAGTGGGCCAGCTCGTTGCCCCTGACATTGCGCCAGACGCACGCTCCGGGCGAGAAGCTGTTCGTCGACTACTCCGGCGACAGGGTCGCAATCATCGATGCGGCGACGGGCGAGATCCGTGAGGCGGAGCTCTTCGTCGCAGTGCTCGGCGCGTCGAACTACACGTACGCCGAAGCGACCTGGACGCAGCAGTTGCCGGACTGGATCGGCTCGCACGTGCGTGCGTTCGAATTCATCGGTGGCTGTCCTGAGATTGTCGTGCCGGATAACCTTAAGTCAGGCGTACACAAGCCCAGCTTCTATGATCCGCTGATCAATCGCACCTACGCAGCAATGGCCGCGCATTATTGCGTCACTGTCCTCCCGGCTCGCAGCGGGAAGCCCCGCGACAAGGCAAAGGTTGAACAGGGCGTACTCCTGGTCCAGCGCTGGATTCTCGCCCGGCTGCGCAAGCAGCGCTTCTTCAGTCTGGCCGAGGCGAACCGGGCAATCGCCGGATTGCTCGCCAGCCTGAACAACAAGGCCTTCAAGAAGCTGCCGGGTTCGCGCCGCAGCGCCTTCGAGGAACTTGACCGTCCGGCGCTCAAGGCGTTGCCTGTGCTGCCGTACCAGTACGCCGACTGGAAGGTCGCCCGCGTCGGCATCGACTATCACGTCGAACTGACTGGTCATTACTACTCGGTCCCACATCGCTTTGCGCGCGAACAGGTTG includes:
- a CDS encoding amidase family protein, with protein sequence MATHTGGHTKPGKVCWRKPQVLPIAYLAMSGRVSDKVPRTLKGCSWPQAELTWIFQRFQSAFSRFEVVISPTTPVTPFPWREPYPSVVQGNPQDSYYRCSALTYVVTLASHPALSRPLAMRVSAQSIFATFLPPPLHEESRSPSSSLSNDSDDGLCVFEHNPQSCHVVCSIWKYRNNIACCPLANLA
- the istA gene encoding IS21 family transposase, yielding MAYPTLTMRKIREVLRLHFDCGFKQREIARAVGASPTTVGQYVRRMERAGLTWAVSATLSDDELEALLYPPPPQVEGQRPEPHWPTVRRELSRKGVTLDLLWNEYKAEHPDGYAYTWFCTHYSQWASSLPLTLRQTHAPGEKLFVDYSGDRVAIIDAATGEIREAELFVAVLGASNYTYAEATWTQQLPDWIGSHVRAFEFIGGCPEIVVPDNLKSGVHKPSFYDPLINRTYAAMAAHYCVTVLPARSGKPRDKAKVEQGVLLVQRWILARLRKQRFFSLAEANRAIAGLLASLNNKAFKKLPGSRRSAFEELDRPALKALPVLPYQYADWKVARVGIDYHVELTGHYYSVPHRFAREQVDLRYTTSTVEIFHRGKRIAAHAKSDRRGAHTTLNEHMPANHQAVTGWDPQRLRNWADSIGPYTAAVIEHLLGGRQHPQQAYRTCLGVLRLAKDYGNERLEVACCRAIDLKAPGYKFIASTLKNGLDQQPSPTSAQADLPLTHANVRGPNYYH
- a CDS encoding RidA family protein, with protein sequence MNERKAIVPAGMEAVYEKIHYAPAVKVGSTVYVSGQIGRDTDMKLVEAREAQIVQAFENLKTVLEAAGATLSDVVDVTSFHTDMRDLPLFMEVRDRYLNTHPLPAWTAVGAHMLGGAAGYIVEIKAVAVLSE
- the benD gene encoding benzoate diol dehydrogenase BenD, which gives rise to MSDARFEGKVMVVTGAAQGIGRGVALRAAAEGAKVLFVDRADFVSDVAAEATGADTAGFVADLETYEGAAATMAFAVQKFGRIDILVNGVGGAIRMRPYAEFEPAQIDAEIRRSLMPTLYACHAVLPHMLAQGRGTIVNVSSNATRGIRRVPYSAAKGGVNAMTQSLAMEYGEHNIRVVAAAPGGTEAPPRRVPRNAAGDSEQEKTWMGEAVKQVKESNFFKRYGTLDEQVAPILFLASDEAGYITGAVLPVAGGDNG
- the benC gene encoding benzoate 1,2-dioxygenase electron transfer component BenC; translation: MSSFNVALNFEDGVTRFVECKAGEKVLDAAFRAKINLPMDCSDGVCGTCKCRAESGSYDLGDDYIEDALTEDEKDSGLVLTCQMVPSSDCVIAVPASSTACKTEQSKFAATVTKVEQHNDAAVVLELDVHTAPPVFLAGQYVNIDVPGSGKHRSYSFSSAPGESKISFLIKKIPGGVMSTWLELAQPGDKVELVGPLGSFYLRAVERPLLFLAGGTGLAPFLSMLEVLVRANSQQKVHLIYGVTRDLDLVQVEAVEAYVAKLPNFTFSTVVAEDASSHPRKGWVTQHMPAECLNDGDVDVYLCGPPPMVDAVRKYFDENGVKPNSFHYEKFTPNATPVAA
- the benB gene encoding benzoate 1,2-dioxygenase small subunit — protein: MSFDHQKICNALYQEARFLDDRQWDEWLACYTEDVTYWMPAWDDDDRLTDDPQSQISLMYYPDRGGLEDRVFRIKTERSGASMPEPRTSHNVTNVEVLAERENEVEVRYNFNTLSHRYKVTDQFFGTIYVTFRKVDDRLLISSKKIALKNDYIRQVLDVYHV